Proteins encoded together in one Sceloporus undulatus isolate JIND9_A2432 ecotype Alabama chromosome 4, SceUnd_v1.1, whole genome shotgun sequence window:
- the NPBWR1 gene encoding neuropeptides B/W receptor type 1, whose amino-acid sequence MDNFSSQPELNVSCTDVDIGCYRRGHSWYNVSDPQLIPKYYIAMPIIYSVICAVGLTGNSAVIYVILKAPKMKTVTNIFILNLAIADELFTLVLPINIADYLLLQWPFGEFMCKLIISIDQYNIFSSIYFLTIMSIDRYLVVVATVKSKKISYRTYRAAKTVSLCIWVLVTIIILPFSIFAQIHTEEGRSQCVFVFPSPESFWWKVSRLYTLILGFAIPVSTICILYSTMLYKLRHMRLHSNAKALDKAKKKVTIMVLIILAVCLFCWTPYHLSTVVALTTDIPPTPLIIGISYFITTLSYANSCFNPFLYAFLDDTFRKSFRKLVECGTS is encoded by the coding sequence ATGGATAATTTTTCATCTCAACCTGAATTGAATGTTTCCTGTACTGATGTGGATATTGGTTGCTACAGGAGGGGACACTCTTGGTATAATGTGTCAGACCCACAACTGATTCCCAAGTACTATATTGCTATGCCCATCATCTACTCTGTGATCTGTGCTGTGGGACTCACAGGAAATTCTGCTGTCATTTATGTTATCTTAAAGGCTCCCAAAATGAAGACAGTCACCAACATTTTCATCCTAAATCTGGCAATTGCTGATGAACTCTTCACTTTGGTGCTTCCTATTAACATTGCAGATTATCTGCTTCTTCAGTGGCCCTTTGGTGAATTCATGTGCAAACTGATTATCTCCATTGACCAGTATAACATTTTTTCAAGCATTTATTTTCTAACCATCATGAGCATTGATCGATACCTGGTAGTGGTGGCCACTGTCAAATCAAAGAAAATATCCTATCGCACCTACAGGGCTGCCAAGACAGTGAGTCTGTGCATCTGGGTTTTGGTCACAATCATTATCTTGCCATTTAGCATCTTTGCCCAGATACATACTGAAGAGGGGCGGTCCCAATGTGTCTTTGTTTTTCCCAGTCCTGAGAGTTTCTGGTGGAAAGTGAGTCGCCTCTACACCCTGATCTTGGGTTTTGCCATCCCTGTATCTACCATTTGCATCCTGTACAGCACCATGCTCTACAAGTTAAGACATATGCGCCTCCACAGTAATGCCAAAGCCTTggacaaagcaaaaaagaaagtgaCAATAATGGTGCTGATCATTTTGGCAGTTTGTCTGTTCTGTTGGACCCCCTATCACCTCAGCACTGTTGTAGCCCTGACTACAGATATTCCCCCAACCCCACTAATTATTGGAATCTCCTATTTTATCACCACACTGAGTTATGCTAACAGCTGTTTCAATCCATTCCTTTATGCCTTTTTAGATGATACATTCCGGAAGAGTTTTCGAAAGTTGGTTGAATGTGGAACTTCCTAA